The following are encoded in a window of Megalops cyprinoides isolate fMegCyp1 chromosome 16, fMegCyp1.pri, whole genome shotgun sequence genomic DNA:
- the cdc42ep2 gene encoding cdc42 effector protein 2, protein MSAKAPIYLKRGSRKGKKEKLRDILSSDMISPPLGDFRHTIHIGSGGGENDLFGDLSFLQGRFHLLPGRQRSSQCGEPFQFTRTASVCGHPPTSESSPLLKNAISLPVIGGVQAITLPGSTPTTATGPAPDQAATLPLTQAPPPKPPRLHLDDKAVPLPREALAPSALTPPSSGASPETEHRPQDPEERPYLSHAGSLLSLHLDLGPSILDDVLQIMDKHRVGSMGGACVHGGRQEIFT, encoded by the coding sequence ATGTCTGCCAAGGCCCCCATTTATTTGAAGAGGGGCAGCCGCAAGGGCAAGAAGGAGAAGCTGCGGGACATCCTGTCATCGGACATGATCAGCCCCCCACTGGGGGACTTCCGGCACACCATCCATATCGGGAGCGGGGGTGGGGAGAACGACCTCTTTGGAGACCTGTCCTTCCTGCAGGGGCGGTTCCACCTGCTGCCAGGGCGGCAGCGCTCCAGCCAGTGCGGAGAGCCGTTCCAGTTCACCCGCACGGCCAGCGTGTGTGGCCACCCGCCCACCTCCGAGAGCTCGCCCCTGCTGAAGAACGCCATCTCCCTGCCTGTCATTGGCGGTGTGCAGGCCATCACGCTGCCTGgctccacccccaccactgCTACAGGCCCCGCCCCTGACCAAGCAGCTACCCTGCCCTTGacacaagcccctccccccaagccTCCCAGGCTGCACCTGGATGACAAGGCCGTGCCCCTCCCCCGGGAAGCCCTCGCCCCCTCGGCCCTCACCCCGCCCTCCTCGGGGGCATCGCCAGAGACTGAGCACCGCCCCCAGGACCCAGAGGAGCGGCCCTACCTGTCCCATGCTggctccctgctctctctgcacttGGACCTGGGGCCTTCCATCCTGGATGATGTGCTCCAGATCATGGACAAGCACCGTGTAGGCAGTATGGGCGGGGCCTGTGTGCACGGTGGCCGGCAGGAGATCTTTACCTGA